The DNA segment AACTCGCTCCATGCGAGTACTCCTCGTCGGCGGGACGGGACTCATCAGCACGGCGATCACCCGGGAACTCGTCGCGGCCGACCACGACGTCGTCTGCTTCACCCGCGGCGAGTCGGACGCACGGGTCCCCGACTCCGTCGAGTTCGTCCACGGCGACCGAAACGACGTCGAACGGCTCCGCGAACTCCGGGCGCTCGAGATCGACTGTGTGATCGACATGGTCTGTTTCACCCCCGAACGGGCCGAGGAGGCGGTCTCGGCGTTCGGGAACGCGATCGAACAGTACGTCTTCTGCTCGACGGTCGACGTCTACCACCGGCCGCCAGAGCGCAACCCCGTTACGGAGAGCGCCGCCCGCGAACCCGCGGTCAGCGAGTACGGCGCGAGGAAGGCGGCCGCCGAGGACGTCCTGCTCGACGCCCACGGCGAGGCGTTCGCGACGACGGTCATCAGGCCTTGGAGCACCTACGGCGAGGGCGGACCCGTACTCCACACGCTCGGAACCGGGACCTACTACGTCGATCGAATCCGGAAGGGAAAGCCGATCGTCGTCCACGGCGACGGCACCTCGCTGTGGGGCCCCTGTCACCGCGAGGACGTCGCCCGCGCGTTCGTGAACGCGGTCGGAAACCGCACGGCCTACGGCGAGGCCTACCACGTCACGAGCGAGGAGGTCATCACCTGGAACCAGTACCACCGGCGGGTCGCCAGCGCGCTCGGCGCGCCCGAACCCGACCTCGTCCACGTCCCGACCGAACTGCTCGTCGCCGCCGTCCCGGATCGGACGGGGATGCTCGAGGATCACTTCCGGTACAGCACCGTCTTCGACAACGCGAAGGCCCGCCGCGACCTCGACTTCGAGTATACGATCCCTTTCGAGGAGGGCGTTCGCCGGACCGTCGAGTGCCTCGACGCGGAGGACGCGATCGAGCCGTGGGACGACGAGAACGACGACGACCTGATCGCCGCCTGGCGCGATTCGACCGCCGAGTTCCGAGCGCGCCTCGAGTAGTCGCCGAACACCGATGGCACGACTGGCGGGACCAGAGCCGCGATAGGGTCGAACCGATCGACGGCTCGAAGCCACGTCGTCGACGGTCGCGGGGCCGGAGACTCGGGGTCAGAGACGGCTCACGAAGGTGTGTGCAGCGAGGATCGGACGACGACCGTGCTCGTCGGTTCCACGGCCGACGTTCGGGTAACGGTCTCGGATGGGTCGAGTTCGATCGTCGTCTCGGTCCTCTCCTCGTCGACGACGATCGTCTCGTCGTGGTCGGCGTACTCGTCGTGGGTGATCGTCAGTTCGTACTCGCCGTACGGGACCTCCTGTACCGTCGTCACGCCCGCGCCGTCGGTGGTTCCGTCGAGCGTCTCACCACTTTCGTTGGTGAGGACGACCTCCGCGTCCTCTCCCTCTCCGTTTCTCGCGTCGAGGACCATGACCTGGACGTACCCGACGTCCTCGGCGTCGCTCGCCGCTGGTGGCGCGCTAGGAGAGCCGACGTGATCCCACGATCCGATGCGGTCGCCGTCGGCGTCGTAGAGACGGATCACGCCGCCGTCCTCGTTCAGGGCCTTCTCGCCCCTCTGGAACTGGATCGTGTAGGTCCCATCGGGCTCGATCACGACGCCCTCCTCAATCGAGATCCGCTGGTCCGAGCTGTCGGTCTCGACCTCCCAGCCGCCGATCGGGAGCGGGAGTTCGTCGTTCGTGTTCGAGAGGGTGATCTCGTCGTGATCGAGTCAGCTCTCGCTCTCCATATGGGTGACTCCCGCGAGTCGGATCTCGTCGGGACTGGCGTACTCCTCGGCGGGTTCGCCCTCACCGCCATCCTCCGGCGGGGGGCTCTCGTTGCCCTCTTCACGATCGTTCCCGTTCGTCTCGTTCTCTCCGGCGTTCGGTCCCTCCTCTCCGTCGTCATCGGCCTCGCCGTCGGCTTTC comes from the Halalkalicoccus sp. CG83 genome and includes:
- a CDS encoding NAD-dependent epimerase/dehydratase family protein; this encodes MRVLLVGGTGLISTAITRELVAADHDVVCFTRGESDARVPDSVEFVHGDRNDVERLRELRALEIDCVIDMVCFTPERAEEAVSAFGNAIEQYVFCSTVDVYHRPPERNPVTESAAREPAVSEYGARKAAAEDVLLDAHGEAFATTVIRPWSTYGEGGPVLHTLGTGTYYVDRIRKGKPIVVHGDGTSLWGPCHREDVARAFVNAVGNRTAYGEAYHVTSEEVITWNQYHRRVASALGAPEPDLVHVPTELLVAAVPDRTGMLEDHFRYSTVFDNAKARRDLDFEYTIPFEEGVRRTVECLDAEDAIEPWDDENDDDLIAAWRDSTAEFRARLE
- a CDS encoding carboxypeptidase-like regulatory domain-containing protein, translating into MIEPDGTYTIQFQRGEKALNEDGGVIRLYDADGDRIGSWDHVGSPSAPPAASDAEDVGYVQVMVLDARNGEGEDAEVVLTNESGETLDGTTDGAGVTTVQEVPYGEYELTITHDEYADHDETIVVDEERTETTIELDPSETVTRTSAVEPTSTVVVRSSLHTPS